One stretch of Streptomyces peucetius DNA includes these proteins:
- a CDS encoding MalY/PatB family protein → MTFDFDAVVDRRGTWCVQWDGVADRFGVDGLLPFTISDMDFPSPPAVLDALRDRIAHGVLGYTDWRHEDFLSAIRDWFALRYGTAVDTDRVVYAPSVLGQLSQLLRMWTGPGEGVVVHAPTYDGFIKAITGLGRELRVVPVGDDEALERQLARPDSKVLVLCSPHNPTGRVWTHEELTRTAELAARYGVAVVSDEIHADFVHGDGVHLPWTRYGTGRWALITSGTKAFNFPALTGSYGIIGDADDHAQFLRRMQTGEGLASPAVLSLTAHIAAYREGGPWLDALKTYVAGNLGMLADRLDAAFPQLGWEPPQAGYLAWIDLRPLGVGSRIDDTALQRELVHREKVAVMPGTTYGCEGFVRLNAGCPRSKAERGADALIRALRRLV, encoded by the coding sequence ATGACCTTCGACTTCGATGCCGTCGTCGACCGGCGAGGCACCTGGTGCGTGCAGTGGGACGGGGTCGCCGACCGGTTCGGCGTCGACGGACTGCTGCCCTTCACCATCTCCGACATGGACTTCCCGTCCCCGCCCGCGGTCCTGGACGCGCTCAGGGACCGGATCGCGCACGGTGTCCTCGGCTACACGGACTGGCGGCACGAGGACTTCCTCTCGGCGATCCGCGACTGGTTCGCTCTGCGGTACGGCACCGCCGTCGACACCGACCGCGTCGTCTACGCGCCCTCCGTGCTGGGCCAGCTCTCCCAGCTGCTGCGGATGTGGACCGGGCCGGGCGAGGGCGTGGTCGTCCACGCCCCCACGTACGACGGTTTCATCAAGGCGATCACCGGCCTCGGGCGTGAGCTGCGCGTGGTGCCCGTCGGGGACGACGAGGCGCTGGAACGGCAGCTCGCCAGGCCCGACAGCAAGGTCCTGGTGCTCTGCTCCCCGCACAACCCCACCGGACGGGTGTGGACCCACGAGGAGCTGACGAGGACCGCCGAGCTGGCCGCGCGCTACGGCGTCGCCGTCGTCAGCGACGAGATCCACGCCGACTTCGTGCACGGCGACGGCGTGCACCTGCCCTGGACGCGCTACGGCACCGGCCGCTGGGCGCTGATCACCTCCGGCACCAAGGCGTTCAACTTCCCCGCGCTGACCGGCTCGTACGGCATCATCGGCGACGCCGACGACCACGCCCAGTTCCTGCGCCGGATGCAGACCGGGGAGGGGCTGGCCTCTCCCGCCGTGCTGTCACTGACCGCCCACATCGCCGCATACCGCGAGGGCGGGCCGTGGCTGGACGCGCTCAAGACCTATGTGGCCGGCAACCTGGGGATGCTCGCCGACCGGCTCGATGCGGCGTTCCCGCAGCTCGGCTGGGAGCCGCCGCAGGCCGGCTACCTCGCCTGGATCGACCTGAGGCCGCTCGGCGTGGGCTCACGCATCGACGACACCGCCCTCCAGCGGGAGCTGGTCCACCGGGAGAAGGTCGCCGTCATGCCGGGCACGACATACGGCTGCGAGGGGT
- the pyrE gene encoding orotate phosphoribosyltransferase, which translates to MTDVRAELLQQIKDKAVVHGKVTLSSGIEADWYIDLRRITLDGEAAPMVGQVMLDATADLDYDCVGGLTLGADPVATAMLHASAARGERLDAYVVRKAGKAHGMQRRIEGTDVKGRRCLVVEDVSTTGGSPLTAVEAVREAGGEVVAVAVIVERGAAPKIAEAGLPYVNAYSLEDLGLA; encoded by the coding sequence ATGACTGACGTACGTGCTGAGCTGCTTCAGCAGATCAAGGACAAGGCCGTGGTGCACGGCAAGGTGACCCTCTCCTCGGGCATCGAGGCCGACTGGTACATCGACCTGCGCCGGATCACGCTGGACGGCGAGGCCGCGCCGATGGTCGGTCAGGTGATGCTCGACGCCACCGCCGACCTCGACTACGACTGCGTGGGCGGGCTGACGCTGGGCGCCGACCCGGTGGCGACGGCGATGCTGCACGCCTCGGCCGCCCGTGGTGAGCGGCTGGACGCGTATGTCGTCCGCAAGGCCGGCAAGGCGCACGGCATGCAGCGCCGGATCGAGGGCACGGACGTCAAGGGCCGGCGCTGCCTCGTGGTCGAGGACGTGTCCACCACCGGCGGCTCCCCGCTGACCGCCGTCGAGGCGGTCAGGGAGGCCGGCGGCGAGGTCGTCGCCGTCGCCGTCATCGTGGAGCGCGGTGCCGCCCCCAAGATCGCGGAGGCGGGCCTTCCGTACGTCAACGCCTACTCGCTCGAGGATCTCGGTCTGGCCTGA
- the fbaA gene encoding class II fructose-bisphosphate aldolase, with translation MPIATPEVYAEMLDRAKAGKFAYPAINVTSSQTLHAALRGFAEAESDGIIQISTGGAEFLGGQHSKDMVTGAVALAEFAHIVAAKYDITVALHTDHCPKDKLDGYVRPLLDISAERVKAGRNPLFQSHMWDGSAETLADNLTIGQELLAQAAAAKIILEVEITPTGGEEDGVSHEINDELYTTVDDALRTAEALGLGEKGRYLLAASFGNVHGVYKPGNVVLRPELLKDLQAGVAAKYGKADPFDFVFHGGSGSTAEEISTALENGVVKMNLDTDTQYAFTRPVADHMFKNYDGVLKVDGEVGSKKTYDPRTWGKLAEAGMATRVAEACAALRSTGTRIK, from the coding sequence ATGCCCATCGCGACTCCCGAGGTCTACGCCGAGATGCTCGACCGGGCGAAGGCAGGCAAGTTTGCCTACCCGGCCATCAACGTGACCTCGTCCCAGACCCTGCACGCTGCACTGCGTGGCTTCGCGGAGGCCGAGAGCGACGGCATCATCCAGATTTCCACCGGCGGTGCCGAGTTCCTGGGTGGCCAGCACAGCAAGGACATGGTCACCGGCGCCGTCGCCCTGGCCGAGTTCGCGCACATCGTCGCGGCCAAGTACGACATCACCGTCGCCCTGCACACGGACCACTGCCCGAAGGACAAGCTGGACGGCTACGTACGTCCGCTGCTCGACATCTCCGCCGAGCGCGTGAAGGCCGGCCGCAACCCGCTGTTCCAGTCCCACATGTGGGACGGTTCGGCCGAGACCCTCGCCGACAACCTGACCATCGGCCAGGAGCTGCTGGCCCAGGCCGCCGCCGCCAAGATCATCCTCGAGGTCGAGATCACCCCGACCGGCGGCGAGGAGGACGGCGTCTCCCACGAGATCAACGACGAGCTGTACACCACCGTCGACGACGCGCTGCGCACCGCCGAGGCCCTCGGCCTGGGCGAGAAGGGCCGCTACCTGCTGGCCGCCTCCTTCGGCAACGTGCACGGCGTCTACAAGCCGGGCAACGTCGTGCTCCGCCCCGAGCTGCTGAAGGACCTCCAGGCCGGTGTCGCCGCCAAGTACGGCAAGGCGGACCCGTTCGACTTCGTCTTCCACGGCGGCTCCGGCTCGACCGCCGAGGAGATCTCCACCGCGCTGGAGAACGGCGTCGTGAAGATGAACCTCGACACCGACACTCAGTACGCGTTCACCCGCCCCGTCGCGGACCACATGTTCAAGAACTACGACGGTGTCCTGAAGGTCGACGGCGAGGTCGGCTCCAAGAAGACCTACGACCCGCGCACCTGGGGCAAGCTGGCCGAGGCCGGCATGGCCACCCGTGTCGCCGAGGCCTGCGCGGCCCTCCGCTCCACCGGCACCAGGATCAAGTAG